Proteins encoded within one genomic window of Nonomuraea gerenzanensis:
- a CDS encoding cation-translocating P-type ATPase, with the protein MTTSSAGQGSAHSEPPAYFAMPAVEALKVLGVEAGHGLSAAEVQTRREQYGPNKFAEAKPEPAWRAFVRQYADAMQLVLLVAGIGSLLLQQWGTGIVLLGLTLFNAFLGLRQEGKAAAAVAALQKMMIVKAKVRRDGALAEVAADELVPGDVVSVEAGDLVPADGRIIRAATLEIDESALTGESTPVGKDPAALLSPGAGIGDRITMAFMNTNVTRGSGDFVVTATGMSTEVGHISGMLQTEEETETPLTRQLAALTNQILVISGFALVLSMALNLARGNPFAQVFTASIAFAVAAIPTGLPAVVTTILSMGTQMLAKANAIVKRLRSTETLGCTSAINSDKTGTLTLNQMTAVEMTLPGRRYVISGSGYSTEGTIKRVAGQPDVPLEPFLLPMALTADAEVQDGVLVGDPTEGALVVLAEKGGLDVRGTRAAYPRVAEVPFDAAYKLMATFHRMPDERGSEVIRCLVKGAPDQLLARSDSVLDSGLGPIPVTDDFRARYLEENQRLAEQGLRVMGTARKDFDPAAFDPDGDLLAQVDGLVLLSLVGIVDPPRPQAKAAIAKAREAGIEVRMITGDHAVTAESIARQLGIPGRAITGAEFAAMDDETALREISDIGVIARVAPEHKVRLVDVLRRQDHVVAMTGDGVNDAPALKRADIGIAMGITGTEVSKEAATMILTDDDFSTIVRAVEMGRGLYDNLKKYIKFQIGTLIGFIVTFLGASVFNLVSGVPMLPLQTLWVNFTVQICQAVGLGYGVAAADLMQRRPRPINEQILDRRLFRWLGVAGFVVGVGTLGVVWWGQAQGEDLARTMALTTFALFNLFFSIACRDETRSMFARGGTPDKPFLYASLLSVLAIVLSGGVDFFQRLLGTVDMDLGQWLVCIVVAGVIIPVSEVQKALARRKQRKADEALTGSVA; encoded by the coding sequence ATGACAACGTCCTCGGCGGGCCAGGGGTCCGCCCATTCCGAGCCCCCCGCCTACTTCGCCATGCCCGCCGTCGAGGCGCTGAAGGTGCTGGGCGTGGAGGCCGGGCACGGCCTGAGCGCGGCGGAGGTCCAGACCCGCAGGGAACAGTACGGCCCCAACAAGTTCGCCGAGGCCAAGCCGGAGCCCGCCTGGCGGGCCTTCGTGCGCCAGTACGCCGACGCCATGCAGCTCGTGCTGCTGGTCGCCGGCATCGGCAGCCTGCTGCTCCAGCAGTGGGGCACCGGCATCGTGCTGCTCGGCCTGACCCTGTTCAACGCCTTCCTGGGGCTGCGGCAGGAGGGCAAGGCCGCGGCCGCGGTGGCCGCGCTGCAGAAGATGATGATCGTCAAGGCGAAGGTGCGCAGGGACGGCGCCCTGGCCGAGGTCGCCGCCGACGAGCTGGTGCCGGGGGACGTGGTGTCCGTCGAGGCCGGCGACCTGGTGCCGGCCGACGGCCGCATCATCAGGGCCGCGACCCTGGAGATCGACGAGTCCGCGCTGACCGGGGAGAGCACGCCCGTCGGCAAGGACCCGGCCGCGCTGCTGTCACCCGGCGCGGGGATCGGTGACCGGATCACGATGGCGTTCATGAACACCAACGTCACCCGCGGCTCGGGCGACTTCGTGGTGACGGCGACCGGCATGTCCACCGAGGTCGGGCACATCTCCGGGATGCTGCAGACCGAGGAGGAGACGGAGACCCCGCTGACCAGGCAGCTCGCCGCGCTGACCAACCAGATCCTGGTCATCTCCGGGTTCGCGCTCGTGCTGTCGATGGCGCTGAACCTGGCCCGCGGCAACCCCTTCGCGCAGGTCTTCACCGCCTCCATCGCCTTCGCCGTGGCCGCCATCCCCACCGGCCTGCCCGCCGTGGTCACGACCATCCTGTCGATGGGCACGCAGATGCTGGCCAAGGCCAACGCCATCGTCAAGCGGCTGCGCTCGACCGAGACGCTCGGCTGCACCAGCGCCATCAACTCCGACAAGACGGGCACCCTGACGCTCAACCAGATGACCGCGGTCGAGATGACGCTCCCCGGCCGCCGGTACGTGATCTCCGGCTCCGGCTACTCCACCGAGGGCACGATCAAGCGCGTGGCGGGCCAGCCCGACGTGCCCCTGGAGCCGTTCCTGCTGCCGATGGCGCTGACCGCGGACGCCGAGGTGCAGGACGGCGTGCTCGTCGGCGACCCGACCGAGGGCGCGCTGGTCGTGCTGGCCGAGAAGGGCGGCCTGGACGTGCGCGGCACCCGGGCGGCCTATCCGCGGGTCGCCGAGGTGCCGTTCGACGCGGCGTACAAGCTGATGGCGACCTTCCACCGGATGCCCGACGAGCGCGGCTCCGAGGTCATCCGCTGCCTGGTCAAGGGCGCGCCCGACCAGCTGCTGGCCCGCTCGGACTCCGTGCTGGACTCCGGGCTCGGCCCCATCCCGGTCACCGATGACTTCCGCGCCCGCTACCTGGAGGAGAACCAGCGCCTGGCCGAGCAGGGCCTGCGCGTGATGGGCACCGCCCGCAAGGACTTCGACCCCGCCGCGTTCGACCCCGACGGCGATCTGCTCGCCCAGGTGGACGGCCTGGTGCTGCTGTCGCTCGTGGGCATCGTGGACCCGCCGCGCCCGCAGGCCAAGGCGGCCATCGCCAAGGCCCGCGAGGCCGGCATCGAGGTCCGCATGATCACCGGCGACCACGCGGTGACCGCGGAGTCCATCGCCCGGCAGCTCGGCATCCCGGGGCGGGCGATCACCGGCGCCGAGTTCGCGGCCATGGACGACGAGACCGCGCTGCGCGAGATCTCCGACATCGGGGTCATCGCCAGGGTCGCGCCCGAGCACAAGGTGCGCCTGGTCGACGTGCTGCGCAGGCAGGACCACGTCGTGGCCATGACGGGCGACGGCGTCAACGACGCCCCGGCGCTCAAGCGCGCCGACATCGGCATCGCGATGGGCATCACCGGCACGGAGGTCTCCAAGGAGGCCGCCACCATGATCCTCACCGACGACGACTTCTCCACCATCGTGCGGGCGGTGGAGATGGGCCGCGGCCTGTACGACAACCTGAAGAAGTACATCAAGTTCCAGATCGGCACGCTGATCGGCTTCATCGTCACCTTCCTCGGCGCCAGCGTCTTCAACCTGGTCAGCGGCGTGCCGATGCTGCCCCTGCAGACGCTCTGGGTGAACTTCACCGTCCAGATCTGCCAGGCGGTCGGGCTGGGCTACGGCGTCGCGGCGGCCGACCTCATGCAGCGCAGACCACGCCCGATCAACGAGCAGATCCTCGACCGCCGGCTGTTCCGCTGGCTCGGCGTCGCCGGGTTCGTCGTCGGCGTCGGCACGCTCGGGGTCGTCTGGTGGGGCCAGGCGCAGGGCGAGGACCTCGCCAGGACGATGGCGCTGACCACGTTCGCGCTGTTCAACCTGTTCTTCTCCATCGCCTGCCGGGACGAGACGCGCTCGATGTTCGCCCGCGGCGGCACCCCCGACAAGCCGTTCCTCTACGCGAGCCTGCTGTCCGTGCTGGCGATCGTCCTGTCCGGCGGCGTCGACTTCTTCCAGCGGCTGCTCGGCACCGTGGACATGGACCTGGGCCAGTGGCTCGTCTGCATCGTGGTGGCCGGTGTCATCATCCCCGTGTCCGAGGTGCAGAAGGCCCTGGCGCGGCGCAAGCAGCGCAAGGCGGACGAGGCTCTGACCGGGAGCGTGGCATGA